The DNA sequence GTGACAGTACTCGTGACCAATGGAATTAACTCCAAGGTGATAAACCCAACCGAAATACTCGAACATCCCTTTCTCATCGCTGCTGCTCCGCTCCGAACCTCCGCTACCGGACTTGTTCAACGCCGAAGCAGCTGCCtccatcaaatcaaatcaaatccagcAGCAGTGACTGTATAGAACCAACTCCTACAACAACAGATCCTTGAAGGCGCTGATTTCAACTTcgattaattgttttttttttcttctgaataTTAATCAGCCTTTATTTTTTCCGTTGAAGAACCTTGTTGGCAGACGCAGCAAGGTTGGGTCCCACAGTTGAGCAGAGCGTCAAAGTCGAAGATGGTTTGTCATATCGTATTcgtaaatcatatcttctcatcTACTACTCAGTAATCGCATGGTCAATGCGCTGGACACGCCATGCTCCATGATTCTCTCTCCATTGTTCTTTCTACTTGGGCATTTGGACGGTGACTCCTTATGCTTCTTTCCTGTCTTTTTCTCCTCCTCatataaatatttgtattttGGTACTTTGGGTTAGTCAATACATTACATTGAATTGTAATTCATTCTAGTCTCTAGAATTGCTGgaactgaaaataataataataataataacaagaattaaaaatactcgcctataactcaaatgacataatttttttatatttatctaaaaatcatcaatttaaatttcatttgtaacttaaaaaaaacataattaaaaataataaagcaAAAACTTCATTTATATAAATGGCTCTATTACCACAATAGGTCAAAGTGTACCACTCTTTATACAAGTGACGAATGGCacttaaacaaattttttattgaaacatttaaaaagttatttagaaggttaaaaaatattaattttagattattttttatttttgtcactcGATTAAACGTAAATTACCACAAAAAAAGTCACTTAaagtaaaaattattaaaattttaaaaattaaaaatatcttatttttaataaacacaaaaatCTCATTAAAAGTTGATTTATATATGAAGTCACTATTATTCGAAtgtctttttatattttgtgcaactttttaaaattattatctttgaaaaaaatatcatttttgagaTTCAAAATATGATTTCTTTCTTTCATCGATcattttatagaaaaaataattttttaaaataataaattgacaTTTTTTCTTAAGATAGAAGTTTGATTCGAATTTATAATTtgtagataaatataaaaaaattatattatttaaactatGATTCGTTAGTAATAAATTAACCGTTTATTCATACATTAAATTAGTAACTAAattgttaacttttttttttcatggtttGTAATTATTTAATCATTTAACTGTACAAAATTGAAATTTATTAGTTAAAGTTAAACAAGTAAAGTTTGTTAGTCAAAACTTGTCTATGTCATTTCATAAATGCTATTTCGTCAAATCCAAAATAGCAAACTATCTAATAAATTACCAAATACATAAGCGGGAGGCATATATGGCTTGATATGCTAGATTTAAAAGTTCATTTATATTTTAGGATTTATGTATGATATGCCTTAAGGATAtagattaaaattataaattaaaattttttattaaaaataaaaaaattaaatttttaatatatttattttatatctataaaataaaaaaatttaagtttgtttattaataataaatttattatggaTCCTAAagacatattaaaaatatttgttaacaaACTTTATATTTTATGTAGAATTTCATATTTGTTGAATAGTTAACTATTTTGAATTAACCAACTAGCATTTATGATTATAGTTGTACATTTTGAACAATTTATAGAAAAATTTACCATAAAAAATGGTCTATCAGATAAATAAAAGTTATAGAactattttatacatttttttcatggaatgaaaataaaatttatgtaaatccctgtttctatatattttttaatatactttATTTCTGGATGTACTATGTAATAATAAGATGTGGgagttttttacttaaataaattgtaTGGGAGTCAAAATTACCTGATTTCTCTAAAACGGATCTTGCAACGTGATTATCCTCTtggtattattatataaatcgtcTTAGGGTGCAGACGTGAATCATCTCAGCCTAGGACGATTAATGCATGAATTTGTAAGACAAATTAAGCGTAAATCGTGCCATGGTCTCTAGGGGTTAGAAGAAGACTATAAATCGTTTCAGGTTGGTAGGTTTCACGTGTTCATAGGCTAAACCTCATTGGGCTGCCACGATTTATACCTTATTGAGACCCTCTTCAGCCTGGCGCGATTTATGTGTTGGTTCGTAATATTAACTGGGTTGGGACGATTTATGCCCAAGTTAGTAACCTTAAGGACGATTTACACAGGCAGAAACTCTATAAATGAAGGAGTTTCAAACAGATGAAACACACGTGACATTTGTTAAGGGTGTGAGAGATGGCGGAGAGTATTTTCTTGTTAGTGCATTACCggaaaaaaattgatgaaaacaCAAGTGAGGGTGTAACTTTTTCTAGCAAAAAGCAGATAGGTGTGTTTATAACTCCGTCAACGACATTTATGGATTTGCACAGTAATATATTATATAAGGCTAGAAAGTGTGGTAAAAAACGTGTGAAGCAATTATTTTTTCGTATTCCAGCCCAGTTATTAACTTGGGCATAAATCGTCCCAACCCAGTTAGTGTTACGAACCAACACATAAATCGCGCCAGGTCGAAGAGGGTCTCAATAAGGCATAAATCGTGGCAGCCCATTGAGATTTAGCCCATGAACACGTGAAACTTACCACCCTGGGACGATTTATAGCCTCCTTCTAACCCTAGAGACCCTGGCACGATTTACGCTTAATTTGTCTTACAAGTTCATGCATTAATTGTTCTAGGCTGAGATGATTCACGTTTTATATAATTCTCTGCACCCTAGAACTATTTATATAGTAATACCAAGAAAGTAATCACGTTGCAGAATCTGTTTCAGGAGAATCAAGTAATTTTGACTCCCAtacaatttatttaagtaaaaaattctAAGATATTGTGCTTCATATTTATCTACTTATACTCTATATAAAAAGAAatatgattatttttaatttctaaagttTTAACTCAAAattacttatttaaaaaataaagtatttaatATCTTAATTCTTttaatgattatttatttttctgaagtcttctttaaaattaagataaatttAGATTTAAGTGTGAAGTCCAaacatttttttatcaaatttttgacCTGTGTATCAGTCTAATGTTTTGTTTGTTGTCCTTGTCTAAACGGTAAGAATATTTATACATACttatgttaacaaaaaaatttaataaaattagatgagattgaattgaaaaaacacttatataataagatatttaTATAGTAGTATagaattttatcattttagagATGACtcttaaaaattatgaatgatTATTTCTCTAGCAGAGTAAGAAAAAagtcttaaatttatttttctcaaatcagattgattattttttttttcggtttactCAAATGGTATCTCTCGATTCGACGGGTTAAGGACTAATTCATCGCGAATctgaactctatttaaaaatCTGCAGCTATGAATCTTAAGAATCGATAAATTTAATGTTATTAGGCCGATTTTAACAGATCCAATATTAAACGTAGTTTGCATGACAAAAATGAAGCGGATCAAACTTATATTACGTAAGTTAAGATATGAAtgtttattattctaattaattctatttttattattgctAATCtcctaattattatattattgaataataaagaGATGTATATATTTGGATTTAAAATTTAGCTAGGCTAAGTAGTGaatgaattttttaaatattgtatgtgtatataatatggataaatttataataattaaaattaaaaattatctaatccatttgataaaaaaaatgtaCAGGTAAAGCATCAAATATTTTTCGTCCAAGTTATTTTTTCCCCTTCTTTTTTAAAGCTATTAAGACTTCCTGCATTATATGTGATCGGTCAATTTATATCCTATGTCTATATATAATCAAATCTTCGTTCTTAAGCAATCTTCTTAGTCTTACGAAAGTTATTTCCTTAAGTATATACACTATACACAGACGACTCATTTTGCAAAGGAACCATATGTCTCAATCAATCCATTACTTTTCTTTAATGTATGGAGCGAATCCAGTGCAATTAATTACTTAATGAGATTGGTTACTTAGACAACTTCTACTAAAAAAGTATACTACTAAGTTTTGgagataattaaaaaaagaaaataataataataataaataggtaATGAGTGTAGTTATTTTGTTTGTGTAGGATTTGGGTTATTAAATAGAATTTTTGATAATATAATTacatcaaattcaaaggattttaTGTAAagcaattttcacaaaataacaaaatttgtggttgtttaaaattaaagacaaaaagaaaaagatagaggAAGACAAATTTGTCTCTCCTTTTTTAAcaaattgtttattttattattattatttttttggtctgggaattgtttattattattattattattttttttttttttctctcatagaCCTTGAATCCGGATGCAACTACTTGCGAGGCAGCAGAGCCTCGGCTGCCGGACGGGATTGTTTTTTAAGCAGCCGAAATGAATGAGCAATGGGCTTCGGTCGATTTTTGACACTGTAAAGAAAAGGATTAAGAGGCCCAATATGAAAAACGCAAAAGAAGATAAACACAGCTGTTTGTCCACGTTCCCACGCAAAGGATAACCCTTTACCCGAACCGCCTAACCGTCCTTGCTCATATTCTTGACACGTGTCCATAAATTGGGTCAAGAACAGGGTAGGATGGTAATTTGAGTTAAAGAACAAGCCCGTTAATAAAACATTGAACCTGTCAAATTGCCAAACACCCAAGCAAACCCACCACACCCCGCCAGCAAGGTCGGTTGCCTCGGTTCATGCAAACGCGAATAAACAGTTTCGTTATCTCCCCTATAAATACTCCGAATTCCGTTTCCACCCTTCTCATAATAGAAACTCCCGTTTTGCTATCGCTAACTAATTCCGTACAaactattttcattttcattttctcttcattCTTTCTCTCTCCATTCTGTTGGAAATGGGAACAGCAATTCTTCGTTCCCACGATTGCCTTCCAGGGCGATTTCGCAACGACGCTTTGGCCCTTGCCACCTCACACGTTAGATCTCCAAGATGTTTTAACAACCCTAACCCTAACGTCAATTTCTCCTCCCACCAGAACCGCCGCCGGAAGCGAAGTCCGGTGAACAACCATCAAACCATTCGCCATCGGTCTGGCGATCGACCGGCAAAGAAAGTTCCGGCCGCCGCGAGCCTTGTATCTGGCCAAGTCAAGATCCTCAAGAGAGGCGAGAAATGGATCCCGGAGAATAGACACATAGAGGCTCGGGCTAAGAGCGTTGATAATTTGGATCTGTTGTTAGGATCCACAAATCGGTTAGGTCCGGATCCGGTTATGGTGCAGAGGCAGATCATGGTTCCGGTTCCGAAGGATGTGATCTACGCCGGATCGGCGTTTGTTGCGTCTCCGCCTCCGAGCTCCGTTCCGGTTCCCGCATTTTTAGGGAAGAACGGTGCCGCCACGAGCGATCTAAGGCGGTTGCTTGGCCTTGATCTGGAATAATCAAAGATAGGATCTGCGATGCGGTGCTGTACTCGGTGGATTAGTTGTTTGTTTGCAGTTTGGTTTTACTTTTCTTCCTGCGTAGATGTCTCGACGCGCTTCCTTTATTTTTTCAAGAGGACAAGCCGTTGAGGGCGAGGAAATGAAGAAAGTGTTAAAAGCAAAGCAAAGCGAAGGTTACCTCTCATAGGGATTGAAAGGAAATGTTCGATGATGATATTCATAGATGATTAGTCAATTAGCTAGTGTTAGTTCTACAAGTTGAATTTGCAAGGGTTGAACGAAAGTATGATTCTCTTGTACATTCCTATAGTATCGTAATGTGCGTCTGATCTAGAATTTGGATTTAGGTTGTCCCTACCTGTGTGTtcgttttcttcctcttttttttcttcttcaaaaatgtTAGGAGGTTGGTTGTATTGTGTTGTTCTCCTTCTATTATTACCTATGTAGCTATAGAATTTCATAGTGTAATTCAATAAAATCTCCTTGCATTCTGCAGAGCGTTGTTATTCTGATTCCAATTTTTATGGTAGGATTCGAATGTTTATTTTGCGACTCGGCCAAGAAATCAAGCATTTTCACTAATCTACCACTTCGCGATTTCGCCTTTTTTGTTCAACTAAATAGCGCTCTAGTTTTGCGCTTTACTTGTTTACATCACTGTAAATAGTAAGCTTTGTTGGTTTGAAAGAAATGGTCATATTTACGCTGCAGCAGGCAGGACCCTTTTCCAGAACCAGTGTCTTCTCCACATGAATGTCATCTCTTCAATGGGGATGCCCTTGGTTTCAGGTAGGAACACAGAGACGAATAAGGTCATAATGGTAATCCAGCCAGCAAAGAACAGGAAGATCCCGAACTTGAATGAACAGAGGAGGGACAGAAATGCCTGAGCAATTATGAATGTGAAGAGAAGGTTCACAGAAACTGTGATGCTCTGCCCTGCTGATCGGATCTCCAATGGAAATATCTCGCTTGGGACTGTCCACCCAAGCGGGCCCCATGACCATCCGAATGCCAGAACAAACAAGCAGATCACAACTACAACTAATATTGAGAAGCCTTTGGACAGTTCTCTGTTGTCTCCAAACTTGACCCCCAAGATTATGGCAACTATaacctgctcatgtgaaaaatcAAAGTATACTCGAGTAAAACATTTGTTATGATCATCACTTCGCGATACCGTTATCAAGTATATGCTGCTATGTTAACTACTTGAATAATGCATTGTTTCAGCTGCTATTGTTAGTTC is a window from the Arachis hypogaea cultivar Tifrunner chromosome 1, arahy.Tifrunner.gnm2.J5K5, whole genome shotgun sequence genome containing:
- the LOC112701092 gene encoding uncharacterized protein; this translates as MGTAILRSHDCLPGRFRNDALALATSHVRSPRCFNNPNPNVNFSSHQNRRRKRSPVNNHQTIRHRSGDRPAKKVPAAASLVSGQVKILKRGEKWIPENRHIEARAKSVDNLDLLLGSTNRLGPDPVMVQRQIMVPVPKDVIYAGSAFVASPPPSSVPVPAFLGKNGAATSDLRRLLGLDLE